The Pseudomonas sp. G2-4 genome window below encodes:
- a CDS encoding proline--tRNA ligase, with amino-acid sequence MRTSQYLLATQKETPSDAVVISHQLMLRAGMIRKLASGLYTWLPMGLRVMRKVEAIVREEMDAAGALEVLMPGTQPAELWQESGRWEEYGPELLRIKDRHGRDFCAGPTHEEVITDLMRNELSSYKQLPINLYQIQTKFRDEIRPRFGLMRGREFIMKDSYSFHTDLASLQVTYDRMHQAYCNVFTRLGLKFRPVEADNGSIGGAGSHEFHVLAESGEDDIVFSNGSEYAANIEKAEAVPRETSRAAPTEELRLVDTPNAKTIAQLVEGYNLPIERTIKTLIVRAEEEGKLIALIIRGDHELNEIKAGNQPGVASPLVMATEAELRDAIGAGAGSLGPLNLPLPIIIDRSVELMSDFAIGANVDDKHYFGVNWERDLPVPTVADLRNVVAGDPSPDGKGTLEIKRGIEVGHIFQLGNKYSKAMKCEVLGENGKPVTLEMGCYGIGVSRVVAAAIEQNNDEKGIIWSDTLAPFQVALVPLRYETELVREATDKLYAELTAAGFEVLLDDRDKKTSPGIKFADMELIGIPHRIVVSDRGLAEGNLEYKSRTEAEPQALPVADVLSFLQARIRR; translated from the coding sequence ATGCGCACCAGTCAATATTTGCTCGCCACACAGAAAGAAACGCCTTCCGACGCCGTCGTGATCAGCCATCAGTTGATGCTGCGTGCCGGCATGATCCGCAAACTCGCCTCCGGCCTGTACACCTGGCTGCCGATGGGTTTGCGTGTCATGCGCAAGGTGGAAGCCATCGTTCGTGAAGAGATGGACGCCGCTGGCGCCCTGGAAGTATTGATGCCGGGCACCCAACCGGCCGAGCTGTGGCAGGAGTCGGGGCGCTGGGAAGAATACGGCCCTGAACTGCTGCGCATCAAAGACCGTCATGGTCGCGACTTCTGTGCGGGCCCGACCCACGAAGAAGTGATCACCGACCTGATGCGCAACGAGTTGAGCAGCTACAAGCAGTTGCCGATCAACCTGTACCAGATCCAGACCAAATTCCGTGACGAGATCCGTCCACGCTTCGGCCTGATGCGCGGTCGCGAATTCATCATGAAGGACTCCTACTCGTTCCACACCGACCTGGCCTCGCTGCAAGTCACCTACGACCGCATGCACCAGGCGTACTGCAACGTGTTCACCCGCCTGGGCCTGAAGTTCCGCCCGGTTGAAGCCGACAACGGCTCCATTGGCGGTGCCGGTTCCCACGAGTTCCACGTACTGGCCGAGTCTGGCGAAGACGACATCGTCTTCAGCAATGGCTCCGAGTACGCCGCGAACATCGAGAAAGCCGAAGCCGTGCCTCGGGAAACGTCCCGCGCCGCGCCGACCGAAGAGCTGCGCCTGGTGGACACGCCGAACGCCAAGACCATCGCCCAACTGGTGGAAGGCTACAACCTGCCGATCGAGCGCACCATCAAGACCCTGATCGTGCGGGCGGAAGAAGAAGGCAAGCTGATCGCCCTGATCATCCGTGGCGATCACGAGCTGAACGAAATCAAGGCGGGTAACCAGCCAGGCGTTGCCAGTCCGCTGGTCATGGCCACCGAAGCCGAACTGCGCGACGCCATCGGCGCTGGCGCCGGTTCCCTCGGCCCGCTGAACCTGCCACTGCCGATCATCATCGATCGCTCGGTGGAACTGATGAGCGACTTCGCCATCGGCGCCAACGTCGACGACAAGCATTATTTTGGCGTGAACTGGGAGCGCGACCTGCCGGTTCCAACCGTCGCGGACCTGCGCAACGTCGTGGCCGGCGATCCGAGCCCGGATGGCAAGGGCACCCTGGAAATCAAGCGCGGCATCGAAGTCGGGCACATCTTCCAGCTGGGCAACAAGTACAGCAAGGCGATGAAGTGCGAAGTGCTGGGTGAGAACGGCAAGCCGGTCACCCTGGAGATGGGCTGCTACGGCATCGGCGTTTCCCGTGTGGTTGCGGCCGCCATCGAGCAGAACAACGACGAGAAAGGCATCATCTGGAGCGACACACTGGCGCCGTTCCAGGTGGCCCTGGTGCCATTGCGCTACGAGACCGAACTGGTCCGTGAAGCCACCGACAAGCTCTACGCCGAATTGACGGCTGCAGGCTTCGAAGTGTTGCTGGACGACCGCGACAAGAAAACCAGCCCCGGCATCAAGTTCGCGGACATGGAACTGATCGGCATCCCCCATCGGATCGTCGTCAGTGACCGTGGCCTGGCCGAAGGCAACCTGGAATACAAGAGCCGCACCGAGGCCGAGCCGCAAGCGCTGCCGGTCGCCGACGTGCTGTCGTTCCTCCAGGCCCGTATCCGCCGCTGA
- the dinB gene encoding DNA polymerase IV, whose amino-acid sequence MTQRKIIHVDCDCFYAAIEMRDDPRLAGKPLAVGGSADRRGVIATCNYEARAYGVRSAMSSGHALKLCPDLTIVKPRMDAYREASKEIHTIFSDYTDLIEPLSLDEAYLDVSACAHFGGSATRIAQDIRRCVSNQLHITVSAGVAPNKFLAKIASDWKKPNGLFVITPDQVDDFVSALPVSKLHGVGKVTADKLNRLGIVDCLQLRQWDKLALVREFGSFGERLWSLARGIDERLVHNDSRRQSISVENTYDVDLPDLASCLEKLPELMQTLSGRMARIDSSYRPGKPFVKVKFHDFTQTTLEQAGAGRDLGSYQLLLTQAFNRGGKPVRLLGIGVRLEDLRGGFEQLELFER is encoded by the coding sequence ATGACGCAACGCAAAATCATCCACGTCGACTGTGACTGCTTTTATGCCGCTATCGAAATGCGCGATGACCCGCGGCTGGCCGGCAAGCCCCTGGCAGTCGGTGGTTCGGCAGATCGACGCGGCGTGATCGCGACCTGTAATTATGAAGCGCGGGCCTACGGTGTGCGCTCGGCCATGTCCTCCGGGCATGCCTTGAAACTCTGTCCGGACCTGACCATCGTCAAGCCTCGAATGGATGCCTATCGGGAAGCGTCGAAGGAAATTCATACGATTTTCAGTGATTACACTGACCTGATCGAGCCGCTGTCCTTGGACGAGGCCTACCTGGATGTCTCCGCCTGCGCCCATTTCGGTGGCAGCGCCACCCGGATCGCCCAGGACATCCGCCGGTGTGTTTCCAATCAGTTGCACATCACCGTGTCCGCCGGCGTCGCGCCGAACAAGTTTCTGGCCAAGATCGCCAGCGATTGGAAAAAGCCCAACGGCCTGTTCGTCATCACCCCGGACCAGGTCGATGACTTTGTCTCGGCTTTGCCAGTGAGCAAGCTCCATGGCGTGGGCAAGGTCACCGCTGACAAGCTCAACAGGCTGGGCATTGTCGACTGCCTGCAATTGCGCCAATGGGACAAGCTGGCATTGGTGCGTGAATTTGGCAGTTTCGGTGAGCGGCTGTGGAGCCTGGCCCGTGGGATCGATGAGCGTCTGGTGCATAACGACAGTCGGCGGCAGTCCATCAGTGTGGAAAACACCTACGACGTCGATCTGCCAGACCTGGCGAGTTGTCTCGAAAAACTGCCGGAACTCATGCAAACCCTGAGTGGGCGCATGGCGCGGATCGACAGCAGTTACCGACCGGGCAAGCCGTTCGTCAAAGTTAAATTCCATGACTTCACCCAGACCACTTTGGAGCAGGCCGGGGCGGGGCGGGACTTGGGTAGCTATCAGCTGTTATTGACCCAGGCGTTCAACCGTGGCGGCAAGCCGGTGCGGTTGTTGGGGATCGGGGTGAGGTTGGAAGATTTGCGGGGCGGGTTCGAGCAGTTGGAGTTGTTTGAGCGGTGA
- the dcd gene encoding dCTP deaminase, producing the protein MSIKSDKWIRRMAQEHGMIEPFVERQVRGEGADRVISFGVSSYGYDVRCADEFKVFTNINSATVDPKNFDEKSFVDVKSDVCIIPPNSFALARTVEYFRIPRNVLTICLGKSTYARCGIIVNVTPLEPEWEGHVTLEFSNTTTLPAKIYANEGVAQMLFLESDEECEVSYKDRGGKYQGQRGVTLPRT; encoded by the coding sequence ATGAGCATCAAATCGGACAAGTGGATTCGCCGCATGGCGCAAGAGCACGGCATGATCGAGCCCTTCGTCGAGCGCCAGGTGCGTGGCGAAGGCGCGGACCGGGTGATTTCCTTCGGTGTCTCCAGCTACGGCTACGACGTGCGCTGCGCCGATGAATTCAAGGTGTTTACCAACATCAATTCGGCCACCGTTGACCCGAAGAACTTCGACGAGAAGAGCTTCGTCGACGTCAAGAGCGACGTTTGCATCATTCCGCCGAACTCCTTCGCCCTGGCCCGCACCGTCGAGTACTTCCGTATTCCGCGCAACGTACTGACCATCTGCCTGGGTAAAAGCACCTATGCCCGTTGCGGCATCATCGTCAACGTCACGCCGCTGGAACCCGAGTGGGAAGGCCATGTGACCCTGGAATTCTCCAACACCACGACCCTGCCGGCGAAAATCTACGCCAACGAAGGCGTGGCGCAGATGCTGTTCCTTGAATCCGATGAAGAGTGTGAAGTGTCCTACAAAGACCGAGGCGGTAAGTATCAGGGCCAGCGCGGTGTGACGCTACCGCGTACCTGA
- the pdeM gene encoding ligase-associated DNA damage response endonuclease PdeM, with protein sequence MPAPYPVSLAGEELWLLPEKALYWPAQETLMIADVHFGKAAAYRSLGQPVPHGTTASNIAVLDALLASLPCRQLIFLGDFLHGPGSHAPATLKALSEWRERHQNLAMTLIRGNHDKRAGDPPLALNIRVVPEPLLLGPFAVQHEPDPHPCRHVLAGHVHPVYHLNGKGRQRLRLACFRLGSEISLLPAFGAFTGGYRVERDNDCRIFVIGDNEIWPVN encoded by the coding sequence ATGCCAGCGCCTTATCCCGTCAGCCTCGCCGGTGAAGAACTCTGGCTGCTACCGGAAAAAGCGCTGTACTGGCCTGCCCAGGAAACCCTCATGATCGCTGATGTGCATTTTGGCAAGGCGGCGGCTTACCGCAGCCTCGGTCAACCGGTGCCCCACGGCACGACGGCCAGCAACATCGCGGTACTAGACGCGCTACTGGCGAGTCTGCCGTGTCGACAACTGATTTTTCTTGGGGATTTTCTTCACGGCCCCGGCTCTCACGCGCCTGCCACCCTGAAGGCCCTTTCCGAGTGGCGTGAGCGACATCAGAACCTGGCCATGACACTGATTCGCGGCAACCACGACAAACGAGCCGGCGACCCACCGCTGGCGCTGAATATTCGTGTGGTACCGGAACCCCTGCTACTGGGGCCTTTCGCGGTGCAGCATGAGCCCGATCCACACCCCTGCCGCCATGTGCTGGCGGGACATGTCCACCCGGTCTACCACCTGAACGGCAAGGGTCGGCAACGCCTGCGCCTGGCGTGTTTCCGGCTGGGCAGCGAGATCAGCCTGCTACCAGCCTTCGGTGCGTTTACCGGTGGCTATCGGGTCGAGCGGGACAATGACTGCAGGATATTTGTCATCGGCGATAACGAAATATGGCCCGTTAACTGA
- a CDS encoding AmpG family muropeptide MFS transporter — MPRKTWRAALAAYASPSTLVLLLLGFAAGLPYMLVFSTLSVWLREAGVARETIGYASLIGLAYAFKWVWSPLLDQWRLPLLGKLGRRRSWLVLSQGLVILGLIGMGFCDPQKHLSWLIAIAVIVAFASATQDIAVDAYRLEIADDTRQAALAASYMSGYRIAALLATAGALFFAEGFGSTGFNYKHSAWAGTYLLFGVLMVPALLTSLFMREPPVPLRTQLQAGRYTFVHQLASVFVLIVLLVSVPAMFTQLYNTDFASVLFEGVSLLDLLLQDRAFLRAILYILLTAMCLSAVGRRGLAPVLTPVNDFILRYRWQALLLLGLIATYRMSDTVMGVMANVFYIDQGFTKDQIASVSKIFGLIMTLVGAGMGGLLIVRFGILPILFIGGVASAGTNILFLMLADMGANVKMLIVTISLDNFSSGLATSAFVAYLSSLTNLKFSATQYALLSSIMLLLPRLIGGYSGVMVEKFGYHQFFLITALLGVPTLLLIALHWFQENRRQDQETATEPTPTRPAEES, encoded by the coding sequence ATGCCCCGTAAAACCTGGCGCGCCGCCCTCGCCGCCTATGCCAGTCCCTCGACGCTCGTGCTGTTGCTGCTTGGCTTCGCCGCCGGCTTGCCATACATGCTGGTGTTTTCCACGCTGTCGGTCTGGTTGCGTGAAGCCGGTGTGGCCCGCGAAACCATTGGATACGCGAGCCTGATCGGTTTGGCATATGCCTTTAAATGGGTCTGGTCGCCCCTGCTCGACCAATGGCGCCTGCCGCTGCTGGGCAAACTTGGGCGCCGGCGCTCATGGCTGGTGCTCTCCCAGGGCCTGGTGATCCTTGGCCTGATCGGCATGGGCTTCTGCGACCCCCAAAAACACCTGTCATGGTTGATTGCCATTGCCGTGATCGTGGCTTTCGCCTCGGCCACCCAGGACATCGCCGTCGATGCCTACCGCCTGGAAATCGCCGACGACACCCGCCAAGCGGCGCTCGCCGCCAGCTACATGTCCGGCTACCGCATCGCCGCACTGCTGGCCACCGCCGGCGCCCTGTTCTTCGCCGAAGGCTTCGGCTCCACCGGTTTCAACTATAAGCACTCAGCCTGGGCAGGTACCTACCTGCTGTTCGGCGTGTTGATGGTCCCGGCACTGCTCACCTCCCTGTTCATGCGTGAACCGCCAGTGCCACTGCGCACTCAATTGCAGGCCGGGCGCTACACGTTCGTTCACCAGTTGGCCTCGGTGTTTGTGCTGATCGTGCTGCTGGTGTCGGTACCGGCGATGTTCACCCAGCTCTACAACACCGACTTCGCCAGCGTGCTGTTCGAAGGCGTCAGCCTGCTCGACCTGTTGCTCCAGGACCGCGCCTTCCTGCGGGCCATCCTCTATATCCTCCTCACGGCCATGTGCCTGTCCGCCGTGGGCCGTCGAGGGCTGGCACCCGTGCTGACGCCCGTCAACGACTTCATCCTGCGCTACCGCTGGCAGGCCCTGCTGCTGCTCGGGCTGATCGCAACCTATCGGATGTCTGACACAGTCATGGGCGTCATGGCCAACGTCTTTTACATTGACCAGGGTTTTACCAAGGACCAGATCGCCAGTGTCAGCAAGATCTTCGGGTTGATCATGACCCTCGTCGGCGCGGGCATGGGTGGCTTGCTGATCGTGCGCTTCGGCATCCTGCCCATCCTGTTCATCGGCGGCGTCGCCTCGGCCGGCACCAACATCCTCTTCCTGATGCTCGCCGACATGGGCGCCAACGTGAAGATGCTGATTGTCACGATCTCCCTGGACAACTTCAGCTCCGGCCTGGCCACCTCAGCGTTCGTCGCGTACCTGTCGAGCCTGACCAACCTTAAGTTCTCCGCCACCCAATACGCCTTGCTCAGCTCGATCATGCTGTTGCTGCCACGCCTGATCGGCGGCTATTCAGGGGTGATGGTGGAGAAATTCGGCTATCACCAGTTCTTCCTGATCACCGCCCTGCTCGGCGTTCCGACCCTGCTCCTGATTGCCTTGCACTGGTTCCAGGAGAACCGCCGTCAAGACCAGGAGACGGCCACCGAACCGACGCCGACCCGGCCCGCGGAAGAGTCGTAG
- a CDS encoding cold-shock protein, producing the protein MSNRQTGTVKWFNDEKGFGFITPQSGDDLFVHFKAIQSDGFKSLKEGQQVSFIATRGQKGMQAEEVQVI; encoded by the coding sequence ATGTCTAATCGCCAAACTGGTACCGTTAAGTGGTTCAACGATGAAAAAGGCTTCGGCTTCATCACTCCACAATCCGGTGACGACCTGTTTGTTCACTTCAAAGCTATCCAATCCGACGGCTTCAAAAGCCTGAAAGAAGGCCAACAGGTCTCTTTCATCGCTACCCGCGGTCAGAAAGGCATGCAAGCTGAAGAAGTTCAAGTTATCTAA
- a CDS encoding DUF481 domain-containing protein, with amino-acid sequence MLSRTLLCLAVTSASMPLLADTVWLKNGDKLSGKITVFDGGKLLIQTDYAGAVPIDWNQVKTLESDQQLLVKQDAYTGEKAKALHAAEDGKVTLANGDAPKTVELASIQQILKPKPVVEDLVWKGNIDAALDYQRAENDTDDYDIDFKTSARHGRWRHTAEGEYNREFQDDVVSADNWRLEYSLDRFFTDKWFWQGRLNYKRDKVEDLARQRVVGTGPGYQFWDDELGAFSLGSLLNRTDYEYRDGGTDNFYSVAMKWDYNRYLIGKRVEFFTNGEVGKPLSDVADYAYDAEIGLRYKVTDWASLNLKAEKDVIEGTEDSDLSKTRYTAGFGVTW; translated from the coding sequence ATGTTGTCTAGAACCCTGCTATGCCTAGCTGTCACCAGTGCCTCCATGCCTTTGCTTGCCGATACCGTCTGGTTGAAAAACGGCGACAAGCTCAGCGGTAAGATCACCGTTTTCGATGGCGGAAAACTGCTGATCCAGACCGATTATGCGGGCGCGGTTCCCATCGACTGGAACCAGGTCAAGACCCTTGAGAGCGACCAGCAGTTACTGGTCAAGCAGGATGCCTACACTGGCGAGAAAGCCAAGGCCCTGCATGCTGCCGAAGATGGCAAGGTGACCTTGGCCAACGGTGATGCGCCCAAGACTGTCGAGCTGGCCAGTATCCAGCAAATCCTCAAGCCCAAGCCGGTGGTCGAGGATCTGGTGTGGAAGGGCAATATCGATGCCGCGCTGGATTATCAACGCGCGGAAAACGATACCGATGATTACGACATCGACTTCAAGACCTCGGCCCGCCACGGCAGATGGCGGCACACCGCCGAAGGCGAATACAACCGTGAGTTCCAGGACGACGTCGTTTCCGCTGACAACTGGCGGCTGGAGTACTCCCTTGATCGGTTTTTCACCGACAAATGGTTTTGGCAAGGTCGTTTGAATTACAAGCGCGACAAAGTCGAAGACCTGGCGCGCCAGCGCGTGGTGGGTACCGGTCCGGGCTATCAGTTCTGGGATGATGAGCTGGGTGCGTTCTCGCTGGGCTCGCTGCTCAACCGCACCGATTATGAATACCGCGATGGCGGCACGGACAACTTCTATTCCGTGGCCATGAAGTGGGACTACAACCGCTACCTGATTGGCAAGCGCGTCGAGTTCTTCACTAACGGCGAAGTGGGCAAGCCGCTGTCCGATGTTGCGGATTACGCCTACGACGCGGAGATCGGGCTGCGCTACAAGGTGACCGATTGGGCGTCGCTCAACCTCAAGGCCGAGAAGGATGTCATCGAAGGCACTGAAGACAGTGACTTGAGCAAGACGCGGTACACGGCAGGGTTTGGCGTGACCTGGTAA
- a CDS encoding ligase-associated DNA damage response DEXH box helicase, with protein MATSNNFANQWFSVRGWKPFAFQKQVWTAVKRGESGLLHASTGAGKTYAVWFAALNRFARPAPPTDKPRKRKPAAEPLTVLWITPMRALAADTGKALEAPLADLDLPWSVGLRTGDTSASERARQGRRLPTALITTPESLTLMLARADAQTAVSTLRMVVVDEWHELLGNKRGVQLQLALARLRRWHPELVVWGVSATLGNQAHAEQVLIPQGNGISVQGANGKALLVDTLLPGASERFPWAGHIGLKMLPQVVAQIDASSSCLVFTNTRAQAEIWYQAILEARPDWAGLIALHHSSLSRDTRDWVERALKDGQLKAVVCTSSLDLGVDFLPVERVLQIGSAKGVARLMQRAGRSGHAPGRTSRVTLVPTHSLELIEAAAAQDAVAQRRIEPRESPHKPLDVLVQHLVSMALGGGFVPEELFEEVRGAWAYRDLNEAEWAWALAFVRHGGLSLTAYPDYRRVEPDEHGIWRVPDARLARRHRMSIGTIVSDASLQLKFWSKGGGGKTLGSVEEGFIARLRPGDGFLFAGRLLELVRVEDMTAYVRRSQAKKAAVPRWNGGRMPLSNELAAAVVTRLSEAAVGRFEGPEMQAVQPLLLTQQRWSGLPTQTTLLAEALKSREGWHLFLYPFAGRQVHLGLASLLAWRVSQQQPLTFSIAVNDYGLELLSATPVDWSQHLNPTLLRTDNLLHDVLASLNAGELALRRFREIARIAGLVFAGYPGAPKSTRQVQASSGLFFEVFKQYDADNLLLAQAGEEVLREELDIRRLEQTLERLDTLKLDLHAIKRPTPLGFPLLVERFRESMSSEKLADRIRRMVGELEKTADRGDA; from the coding sequence ATGGCGACATCCAACAACTTCGCAAACCAGTGGTTCAGCGTCCGCGGCTGGAAGCCGTTCGCTTTTCAGAAGCAGGTATGGACCGCGGTCAAGCGGGGGGAGTCCGGGCTGTTGCATGCCAGCACCGGCGCAGGCAAGACCTACGCCGTATGGTTCGCCGCCCTCAATCGTTTCGCCCGCCCCGCCCCTCCTACGGACAAACCGCGCAAACGCAAACCAGCGGCCGAACCACTGACTGTCCTGTGGATCACGCCGATGCGAGCACTGGCCGCCGACACTGGCAAAGCCCTCGAAGCCCCGCTGGCGGACCTGGACCTGCCCTGGAGCGTCGGCCTGCGCACCGGCGATACCAGCGCCAGCGAACGTGCCCGCCAGGGCCGGCGACTGCCCACCGCACTGATCACCACCCCCGAAAGCCTCACCCTGATGCTCGCCCGTGCCGATGCGCAAACAGCCGTCTCGACCTTGCGCATGGTCGTGGTGGACGAATGGCACGAGTTGCTCGGCAACAAACGCGGCGTGCAGTTGCAATTGGCCTTGGCCCGTTTGCGGCGCTGGCATCCCGAACTCGTCGTCTGGGGCGTATCCGCCACGCTGGGCAACCAGGCCCACGCCGAGCAGGTATTGATCCCACAAGGCAACGGGATCAGCGTGCAAGGGGCCAATGGCAAGGCGCTGCTGGTCGACACGCTGCTGCCCGGGGCCTCCGAACGTTTTCCGTGGGCCGGGCACATCGGCCTGAAGATGCTGCCTCAGGTCGTTGCACAAATCGACGCCAGCAGCAGTTGCCTGGTGTTCACCAACACCCGAGCGCAAGCAGAGATCTGGTACCAGGCCATTCTCGAGGCGAGGCCGGACTGGGCCGGGCTGATCGCGCTGCATCACAGCTCATTGTCCCGGGACACCCGCGATTGGGTGGAACGTGCGCTCAAGGACGGTCAGCTCAAAGCCGTGGTCTGCACGTCCAGCCTGGACTTGGGGGTGGACTTTCTACCGGTGGAGCGGGTGCTGCAGATTGGCTCGGCCAAAGGCGTGGCGCGGCTGATGCAGCGTGCCGGGCGCTCCGGTCATGCGCCAGGGCGAACCTCGCGGGTCACCCTGGTGCCGACCCATAGCCTGGAGCTGATCGAGGCCGCCGCGGCACAGGACGCCGTGGCCCAACGGCGCATCGAACCCCGCGAATCGCCCCACAAGCCCCTGGATGTACTGGTGCAGCATCTGGTCAGCATGGCCCTGGGTGGCGGCTTCGTTCCCGAGGAATTGTTCGAGGAAGTGCGCGGCGCCTGGGCTTATCGCGACCTGAACGAAGCCGAATGGGCCTGGGCCCTGGCGTTCGTGCGCCACGGCGGCCTGTCCTTGACCGCCTATCCCGATTACCGACGGGTCGAACCGGACGAACACGGGATCTGGCGCGTCCCCGACGCGCGCCTGGCCCGGCGCCACCGCATGAGCATCGGCACCATCGTCAGCGACGCCAGCCTGCAATTGAAGTTCTGGAGCAAGGGCGGTGGCGGCAAGACCCTGGGTAGCGTGGAAGAAGGCTTCATCGCCCGCTTGCGACCCGGCGACGGCTTCCTGTTCGCCGGCCGGTTACTGGAGTTGGTCCGGGTTGAAGACATGACAGCTTACGTACGTCGCAGCCAGGCCAAGAAAGCCGCCGTGCCGCGCTGGAACGGCGGAAGGATGCCGCTTTCCAATGAACTGGCGGCGGCAGTGGTAACGCGCCTGAGCGAGGCGGCCGTGGGCCGCTTCGAAGGGCCGGAAATGCAAGCCGTGCAGCCATTGTTATTGACTCAACAACGCTGGTCCGGCTTGCCCACGCAAACCACGTTGTTGGCCGAAGCGCTGAAATCCCGCGAAGGCTGGCATCTGTTTTTGTATCCGTTTGCGGGGCGCCAGGTTCATCTGGGGCTGGCCAGCCTGTTGGCCTGGCGCGTCAGTCAGCAACAACCGCTGACCTTTTCCATCGCCGTCAACGACTACGGCCTGGAATTGCTCAGCGCCACGCCGGTGGATTGGTCGCAGCACCTGAACCCGACGCTGCTGAGGACCGACAACCTGCTGCACGATGTGCTCGCAAGCTTGAATGCCGGGGAGCTGGCCCTCAGGCGCTTCCGCGAAATCGCCCGGATCGCCGGGCTGGTATTCGCTGGCTACCCCGGCGCCCCGAAGAGCACCCGGCAAGTCCAGGCGTCCAGCGGCCTGTTCTTTGAGGTGTTTAAGCAGTACGACGCCGACAACCTGCTGCTGGCCCAGGCTGGGGAGGAAGTCTTGCGTGAAGAATTGGATATTCGTCGATTGGAGCAGACCTTGGAACGCCTCGACACCTTGAAACTGGACCTGCACGCCATCAAACGCCCCACCCCGCTTGGATTCCCGCTGCTGGTTGAGCGGTTCAGGGAAAGCATGAGTTCAGAAAAACTTGCCGACCGGATCCGACGGATGGTCGGCGAGCTGGAAAAAACCGCCGATCGCGGTGATGCCTGA
- a CDS encoding ATP-binding cassette domain-containing protein: MYKLTIEGLHKSYGEHQVLKGVSLKARTGDVISLIGASGSGKSTFLRCINFLEQPNDGAMSLDGQAIQMIKDRHGMRVADADELQRIRTRLAMVFQHFNLWSHMTVLENITMAPRRVLGISKQEADDRARRYLDKVGLATRVAEQYPAFLSGGQQQRVAIARALAMEPEVMLFDEPTSALDPELVGEVLKVIQGLAEEGRTMIMVTHEMSFARKVSNQVLFLHQGLVEEEGAPEDVLGNPTSERLKQFLSGNLK; encoded by the coding sequence ATGTACAAACTGACCATCGAAGGCCTGCATAAAAGCTACGGCGAACATCAGGTACTCAAAGGCGTCTCGCTCAAGGCCAGGACTGGCGACGTCATCAGCCTGATTGGCGCCAGCGGCTCGGGCAAAAGTACCTTCTTGCGCTGTATCAATTTCCTGGAGCAACCCAACGACGGTGCCATGAGCCTGGATGGCCAGGCGATCCAGATGATCAAGGACCGCCACGGCATGCGCGTGGCCGACGCCGATGAGCTGCAACGCATCCGCACACGCTTGGCCATGGTGTTCCAACACTTCAATCTGTGGAGTCACATGACCGTGCTGGAAAACATCACCATGGCGCCACGCCGGGTGTTGGGTATCAGCAAACAGGAAGCCGACGACCGTGCCCGCCGCTACCTCGACAAGGTCGGACTGGCGACACGGGTGGCCGAGCAATACCCGGCGTTCCTGTCCGGCGGCCAGCAACAGCGCGTGGCCATTGCCCGCGCGCTGGCCATGGAGCCGGAGGTGATGCTGTTCGACGAACCCACCTCGGCCCTGGACCCGGAACTGGTGGGTGAAGTCTTGAAAGTGATCCAGGGCCTGGCCGAAGAAGGCCGGACCATGATCATGGTGACCCATGAAATGAGCTTCGCCCGCAAAGTCTCGAACCAGGTGCTGTTCCTGCACCAGGGCCTGGTGGAAGAAGAAGGTGCGCCGGAAGACGTGCTGGGCAACCCCACGAGCGAGCGGCTCAAGCAGTTTCTCAGTGGCAACTTGAAATAG
- a CDS encoding MGMT family protein, whose product MSDTPADAENAAQIRRTTLYLTLAQVPAGKVVTYGQLAEMAGLGRAARWVGRTLSQLPNDTKLPWHRVLGAGGRISLPAGSASGDEQRARLRTEGISVLNNRVDIQRHGWRPVENSG is encoded by the coding sequence ATGAGCGACACCCCAGCGGACGCCGAGAACGCCGCCCAAATCCGCCGCACCACCCTCTACCTGACCCTGGCCCAAGTGCCGGCCGGCAAGGTGGTCACCTATGGTCAGCTCGCCGAAATGGCCGGCCTGGGCCGCGCCGCACGCTGGGTGGGACGCACCCTCAGCCAATTGCCGAACGACACGAAGCTGCCCTGGCATCGGGTGTTGGGTGCCGGCGGTCGGATCAGTCTGCCGGCGGGAAGCGCCTCGGGGGACGAACAGCGCGCACGCCTGCGCACGGAAGGGATCAGTGTCCTGAATAATCGTGTTGATATTCAGCGCCATGGCTGGCGCCCGGTAGAGAACAGCGGTTAG